One Longimicrobium sp. genomic window carries:
- a CDS encoding BrxA/BrxB family bacilliredoxin, with product MMFRGCRTRAARPKKVPPRDEPIRPGRMPKMYPEMMIAPMRQELTRLGVQELKTPDEVQATLSDTSEPTLLVVNSMCG from the coding sequence ATGATGTTCCGTGGATGCCGAACCCGCGCGGCGCGGCCGAAGAAGGTGCCGCCCCGTGATGAACCGATACGACCAGGGAGGATGCCCAAGATGTATCCGGAGATGATGATCGCCCCCATGCGCCAGGAGCTTACGCGCCTGGGCGTGCAGGAGCTGAAGACCCCCGACGAAGTGCAGGCCACCCTTTCCGACACCAGCGAGCCCACGCTCCTGGTCGTCAACTCCATGTGCGGCT